The following nucleotide sequence is from Paenibacillus andongensis.
TAAAATGAGATATTGATTTTGATATTTTTTGTTGAAAGGAGCGTGTTCAATTGACCGATTTTATTTCAGTGGTTAAAGAGCGAAGATCTGCAAATAAATTTATCCCTGGAACAGAAATATCTGAACGAGATCTTGACGAGATTTTTAATCTTGTAAAATTTTCCCCTTCGGCATTTAATTTACAGCATACTCATTATTTGGTGGTGAAAGACCCCGTTATCAAAGAAGAAGTATATCAAGCTGCATTTAAACAATATAAGGTCCAGTCGGCATCCGCAGCAATTCTAGTACTTGGCTCCATGGATGCTTATAAGGATGCAGCAAGAATAAATGAGGGTTTTCTTAATCTAGGGGTCATGAATAAACAAGAATACAATATGACTGTCGAATCGGTTACAGCATTTTATGAAGATAGAGGAGAAAGCTTTATGCGGGATGAGGCGATTCGTAACGCTTCCTTATCTGCACAGTTATTTATGCTCGCCGCAAAGGAAAAAGGTTGGGATACATGTCCGATGATCGGTTTTGATCCTGAATTGATGCGGCAAGCACTCCATATTCCTGATCGATATGTGCCTGTCCTATTAGTTGCAATAGGTAAGGAGGATACGGCCAAACAGCGGCCTCGAGGTTATCGTAAACCTGTTCGTGAGTTTGTTAGTTTTAATCAATTTAAATAGCTGATAAGGAGAGTTCTAAAATGATCCAGGTATTCCCGGCAGACTCCCGGTTTAACGTAGATCATGGATGGCTGCGCAGCCGTTTAAGCTTCTCGTTCGGCAATTATTATGACCCTAATAACACCGAATTTGGGGTTTTGCGAGTATGCAATGACGATGACGTAGATCCCGGCAAAGGATTTGGCGCCCACCCGCATAGTGATATGGAGATCGTGACAATCGTACTTTCAGGATCCGTCCGTCATGAGGACAATTTGGGCAACACGGAAGTAACGAGGATTGGGGAAGTGCAGCGAATGAGCGCGGGATCCGGAGTTGTTCATGCTGAATACAACGCTTCGCAGGATGAGCCGATGAGAATTCTTCAATTATGGTTCATGCCAAATGAACGGGGATTAGATCCTTCCTACGAAACCCGCAGGTACAATTCAGAGAAGTTGAAGAATGCCTTGCTTCCCGTCGTTGATTCGCAGGGATCAGAGCAGATTGTTAAAATCCATCAAGACCTAACTCTCTATTTATGCAAATTGGACAAGGATAAAGAGATTACCTTTCGGCAGGAAGAGGGACGCAAGATATTCCTTTTCGTTATTGAGGGACGAATTGCAGTGAATCATACTCAGTTAGGTGAAGGGGATACGGCTCGAATCGAATCTTTGTCTCACTTGAGCATCATGGCG
It contains:
- a CDS encoding nitroreductase family protein, yielding MTDFISVVKERRSANKFIPGTEISERDLDEIFNLVKFSPSAFNLQHTHYLVVKDPVIKEEVYQAAFKQYKVQSASAAILVLGSMDAYKDAARINEGFLNLGVMNKQEYNMTVESVTAFYEDRGESFMRDEAIRNASLSAQLFMLAAKEKGWDTCPMIGFDPELMRQALHIPDRYVPVLLVAIGKEDTAKQRPRGYRKPVREFVSFNQFK
- a CDS encoding pirin family protein, translating into MIQVFPADSRFNVDHGWLRSRLSFSFGNYYDPNNTEFGVLRVCNDDDVDPGKGFGAHPHSDMEIVTIVLSGSVRHEDNLGNTEVTRIGEVQRMSAGSGVVHAEYNASQDEPMRILQLWFMPNERGLDPSYETRRYNSEKLKNALLPVVDSQGSEQIVKIHQDLTLYLCKLDKDKEITFRQEEGRKIFLFVIEGRIAVNHTQLGEGDTARIESLSHLSIMAEENAFLMLIDLP